Below is a window of Brassica napus cultivar Da-Ae chromosome A5, Da-Ae, whole genome shotgun sequence DNA.
GATTCTTGGAGACTTTCTCGGCGGCGGGATATTTAACGTGGACGGAAAGCTCTGGGTAAAGCAGCGGAGACTCGCTACTCATGATTTCACCCCCAGGTCGCTGAGAGAGTACGTTGACGTTTTGAGGAACGAGGTCGAGGACGAGCTTCTGTCCTTCTTGGACGCTGCCGCCCAAGATTATCAACCCTTCGATCTCCAAGAGCTTCTCCGGAGATTCACTTTCAATATTGTGTGCATTGTTTTCCTCGGGATCGATCGTTGCAGTTTAAACCCGTCTTCACCCGTTTCTGAGTTCGATCGAGCGTTTCAGACTGCGGCTGCCGTTAGCGCTGGACGTGGTTCCGCACCGCTGTCTTTCGTGTGGAAGCTCAAGAGACTGGTCGGTTTTGGATCTGAGAAAGACCTCAGACACGCTGTCCAAAAAGTTCATAGCTGCGTCAATGAGATCATTCGAGACAAGAAGATCAATACCAAGAGCGATTTTCTGTCGCGGTTGATCGTCGCGGGAGAAAGCGACGAGGCTGTGAGAGATATGGTAATTAGTGTTGTAATGGCCGGGAGGGACACGACCTCGGCGGTCACCACGCGCTTGTTTTCGTTAATCTCCAGTCACAAGACAACCGAGTGTGAGCTAGTTAATGAAATCAGATCGGTTAAGGACATAACCGGGGGCTTCGATTACGAATCACTCAAGAAACTGAGTCTGTTGAAAGCGTGCTTGTGTGAAGTGATGCGATTGTATCCTCCGGTGCCTTGGGATTCCAAACACGCCCTAACCGATGACCGTTTACCAGACGGTACCCCTGTGCGTGCGGGAGACCGGGTTACGTATTTTCCATATGGGATGGGGAGAATGGAGGAGCTTTGGGGGAAAGATTGGGATGAGTTTAAACCAAACCGATGGTTTGAGTCTTATGATCATAAGACCAGAGTTTTGAAGAAAGTGAACCCTTTCAAGTTTCCGGTTTTTCAAGCCGGTCCGAGGGTTTGTCTCGGGGAAGAGATGGCGTACCTGCAGATGAAGTACGTTGTGGCTTCCATGCTTCACCGTTTTCAGTTTGAACCGATCGGTATGGACAAACCGGTTTTTGTGCCAATGCTCACGGCTCACATGGCTGGTGGGATGCGAGTCCGCGTTAGCCGGAGAGATGGATCTCGATGAAGAGAACCAGATTTGCATTTTCTGTCAAAATGGTTACTAACAGTCCGAAGAAAGTCAATGATCACTATGGTTCTTTTGAATGTACGTAAAATGTTTCCATGATCGTATTATTTCCTTTCTTCTTTGGGTAAACCAACCccacattttaatttttgagaTTTCAATAAACATCAGTAAAAAACTATTACTATAATATTATTGTCTGGAAAATAAATTTAGTTGAGAAGAAATTAAGCACTTATTAcatctttatttttcttatgaagTCAtacgtatatttttttttttggtaggaaaCTGGGAGAAAAGGACTCCcagtatttatttaataaaaaacttcaaACTACAAACGAACTTGTCGAGGCCGTAGAGGTCCATCCACATCTTCTCTCAAAAGACTAACAACATCCAAAGGTGCAGTATCTAATCTATGAAACCCAAACGGAAAAGAAAAAGCAAGGTGAGTCAAACCATCAGCCAAGTGATTTGCTTCCCTATACACGTGAAGAATTCGGACTAACCAGTCCCTTGTTAAAAAGCCATGGCACAGCCGTACCAGGAAAGACAGCGGGTGAGTCTCACCAATTCCCATTGTAAGAAACTCCACCACCATCTTAGAATCCACCTCCACCTCCAGCCTACTAATACCTTTCTCCCATGCAATGACAAGTCCATAGTAAACGCCCCACAGCTCTGCCAAAGGAGCAGAGCACCTCCCTATGTTCAGTACGAATCCACCACACCACTCACCATCACCATTTCTCAAAACACCCCCTGCAGTTGCCAGTCCCGGGTTACCATGAGAGGCCCCATCCGTATTCAACTTCATCCATCCCACACGGGGTGGCGTCCAACCTATCATGATTTCAGTTCGTCCACCTCTGTCCCACTTCCTGCTCTCCGCATCCTTTGCTGCCATCACTTCTGTCGCCAAGTTCCGTAAGAACTTAACTCTGTCTTTCCAAAGACGGTTATCACCAAACACATTTCCACATCTCCATTTCCACCCCCACCAAACAGCTAAAGAGAACGTCGTAGCCCAGGGAACTCCACTACCCTCTTGCGTATCACTGAGATTCAGATAAAACCACTCAAACAATGACATTGAAAAGAAGGCTTGTCTCTTCCTAGTTGGGACGAGACGGTCCCAAATTCCTGACATCGCAGGACAGTCTCTAAGCACGTGCAAGATGGTTTCGATTCCTCCTTTGCAAATCTGGCAAACATCCGTTCCACTTAGATGACGTCGAAATCGCTCTGCGTTCGTCATTATTGCCTGATTTCCAACAAGCCAGAgaaacatttttactctctcaggCGCCACCACACGCCACATTCTTTTGAAGAAGTTTCCCATTTGTGGCCGTGGAGCATCATCTCGTGTGATCAAATTATACGCAGTTCTCACTGAGAATTCTCCATTCGGTGTCTCTCTCCAACCCAACCGGTCCTTCGCTCCTGTAATAGTGTCGACCACCACTGCCGTGAGCTCCTGCCTTGTCTCGTCGCTGATAAAGGGGGAAATTCTGGTAAGGTCCCATCCCCCACCATCCACCCATAACTCTCTCACAGTTATATTCTCAAAACCCTCTGGAAGATCGATGATCGCGGCCTCTGAAAGTACTTCACCCGACAACCACCTGTCAGTCCAAAATTTGATTCTCCTTCCATTACCAATAACCCAAACATGCCCCTTCACCACTACTTCCCTGATCCCCAGTGCCACGCTTCTCCAAGTAGACGAGGCAGTCTTCCCCACCACTCTCCACGCTGGATCCTGAATGTCACCTACTACGTACTTGCCGCGCAAAACTCTGGCCCATAGACTCTTATCATCATGTAACAGGCGCCATCCTACTTTGGCAATCAATGCCTTGTTCATGTCTCTCGACACTCTAATCCCAAGCCCCCCATCAGCTTTGGGCTTGCAAATTTTATCCCAGGAGACCAGGTGCTGACCACTTCCCCACACAAAACTTCTTGACAGACTATCTAGCTTATCAAGAGTACTGGCTGGCAGACAGATTGTGCTCATCTGATGTACCGGTATTGATGATAAGACCGCCTTAGTTAGAGTAACCCTTCCTGCGAGGCTTAGAGTTTGTTTTTTCCAGCCTGATAGTCTTGAAGCCACTTTCTCCAGGACCTCCTCAAAAGTATCCTTATTTATTCTCTTTTGTAAGATCGGCATTCCCAAATACTTCCCCAGCTCCCTTGTCGACGCAATGCCACTCTCCCGACTAATGTGTTCTCCTCTTTCTCTCGAGACATTGCtagagaaaaatattttggactTTGGGAGACTCACTTTCTGCCCAGAAGCTCTACAAAACGTTTCCAACACTCTTCTTATCACTCGTACTTGCACCACAGATGCTTCCGCAAACAGAATTAAATCATCTGCAAAACAAATATGTGAGAGTTTCGGCCCTCCTCTCGACAGGCTAATAGGCTTCCACTTCTTCTCCACTACTGCTTCATCTATCAGATGGCAGAGCCTCTCCATACATAGTACGAAGAGATACGGTGACAGGGGATCTCCTTGTCGAAGCCCTCTCGATGGCTTAAATGATTCTGATTTCTCACCATTCCACAGAATACTCATTTCTGGCCCAGCAACGCATTCCATTATTCTCCCAACCCAGTCTGCTGATAGACCAGCTGCCCTTAGTGTGTTCTCTAGGAAATCCCAGCGCAGTCTATCATACGCTTTCTCCAGATCCAGTTTAAGGATCATCCAACCCTTTCGTCCCTTCTTTCTTCTCATAGAGTGAACAGCTTCTTGGACTATGACAATGTTATCAGCACTAAGCCTGCCCGGGATGAAACTAGACTGAGCAGGACCAATCAACTTATTCATGATACCCTTCAACCTCCCGACCATAGCTTTTGTTATCACTTTAAACAGCACATTACAGAGACTGATCGGGCGAAACTGAGTAATGCTCTCTGGTTTGAGTATTTTCGGAATCAAGACAACTAGAGCATCATTTGTTCCTTCCGGTAATGTCCCAGTCTCAAAGAAATTAAGAACAAACCTAACCACAGAGTCACCTACTGTTTCCCAACATCTTTGGTAGAAGACTGGTTGGAAACCATCTGGTCCTGGCGCCTTGAAACTTCCCATATCTCTAATCGCCTTCTCCACTTCCTCTGCAGAGAATCTCTTATTCAAAACCGTATGTTCTTGGCTAGTGATACGCACAAATCCCCTCATAGGTAGGTCATGGGGCTCAGTCTCCACATCTTCCAATGAGTATAGCTTTTTAAAATAGCTAACCGCAAGCTCCTCAAGCTCTCGAGCCTCCGAGATCCACTTGTTCTCATCATTCTTTAGCATCTCCACTTTGTTCCTCCTTCTCCTAATAATCGTTGACATATGgaaaaattttgtatttctatCCCCGTGAGCAACCCATTTCTCCCGTGATTTCTGAAACCAAATAAGTTCTTCCTGTTCCAGAACTATTTCAAACTCCTTCAGGAGCTCACCTTCTTTTACCAATAGCTCTTCTGTTTGTTGCAGATCGATTTGTTGTTGAACTTTCGTAATCTGCGAAACCAAGGACTCCTTCTTCTTTTGAACATTCCCAAAAACCTCCTTATTCCATTGTTTCAGTTTTACTCCCAGCCGCTCTAGCGCCTCTCTGGTGTCGATATCCCGATTCCACGAGGTTAGCAACAACTCTTTGAACTCACTATGCTGTAGCCATGCTGCCTCAAACCGGAAAGGGCGTCGACATGCATTCCCTTTGGTCTCTGGCGTGAGTTGTAGATACAACGGGGCATGATCCGAGGCCAAGAACGGTAAATGTGATACTCTTGCCTCTTGCCACTTCAGCCTCGACTGAGCACAACATAAAACTCTATCCAATCTCTTGGCGACGAAGGTACTTTCTGTCTTCCCCCTCTTCCATGTATACTGGTTTCCACTGAAACCCATATCAATGAGCGACATCTCATTTATCCAATCTCCAAATATTAGTGAATCTTCAGATAGTCTCCCATTCCCACCGCTTCTCTCATCCAATCTCACAATAGTATTGAAATCACCCCCAACGAACACCGGCCCATCAACATTTTGAATCACCTCTCCCAAAGCAGTCCATAGACCACTTCGACGACTCGGCGTAGGAGCAGCATACACGACAATCAAATTGATCACCTCTGTCCCACTTCCTACTCGAGCATAGATAAACTGATCAGTAGACTTAACAATCTCCAGCTCTCCTACTTCCGATCTCCATAAAAGCCACATACCACCGCTCTGGCCACACGCATCCACTCTAAAAGAGTTCTCAAACCCCAATCTCTGACAAATTCTACCCGCAGCTGCTCCACTAGCGTGTGTTTCAAATACTGCAAGTATATCAGTATTAAATTTCTTCACCATATATCGGATCGATCGACGGAATTGGGGTTTATTTGCTCCCCGGCAATTCCAAAAAATGCACTTCATCAGATTTCTATAGTCTCCACCTAGAATCACCGGGGCAAATCGTTATGCCTCCGTACCCGTCAACGCCTCTCCCACTTGCTCCACACAGGAATCCGATGTAGCAATCTGGGGGGTCTCCATCTGTGCAATTTGCACCTGCATACTCCTCTGCTCCTCAGCATGGTCGGGACTCCTCTCCTTCCCTTCTACGTCACTAACTCCGGTGAAGACTCCACCCGGTCGGCCGATACTCTCTTTCTCTACTCTCAGTCTCTTTCCACTAGCAGACATGTCGATCCCTTCTGTAGTTGGACCGTATACCAGTCCACGTGTAGGCCCAATCAGTTTTGATTTGGGCTTTTGGGACTGTGTACTTCTCATATTACTTGCTTTCCTTACTTTAGGTCCCAATCGAATTGAGGCCTGGTTCTCCTCCTTCTCATTTGCTACAAACGTCATAGTCTTCCCATGCACCCTACTCGGACCTTCCCAGTTTAGGTTCTCGGTgttctcattttctttatttccttcCTTTCTCACACCAACCTCCGCAAGCTCCTCCTTCTCCCCCTCATCCTCCAAACCTCCAAACCGATTTGACACGCTAAGTTCCTCCAACACTCCCTCCTTACGTACTTCCCGTGTTCTCCTTCCCCCCACACTCCGCTCCTCCTGACGTCGCATCGAGCCCCCTACGGTTCTTGATTGCTCAGGCTTCCTCCTCGCCTGTCTCACCTGAGTAAACTCTGTCTCCCTTCCCATGGATTCAGGCCCAGCATGCGTCATAGTAGGACTAGGCACCGGGGCAAGAGCTCGCTCCGTAACATTCTTTGGACATGCGTGGACAAGATGTCCAAACATACCACACATTGAGCAAATAGCAGAGATTCCCTCATATGAGACGTAGTACCTCTCACCATTTACCATCACTGACCCCTTTAAAGGCTTATTCAAATTCACCTCTACACAGATTCTCGCATAACGAGCTCTCTCGAATTTCAAGGTTGTCAAGTCTACTTTGATTGGTCGTCCTAGCCCCTTAGCTATGCCCATCAAAATCGTCTTATGGTAGAAGTTCACTGGAATATGAGATAATCGAACCCAAACTGGCGTCGTAACGATCTCATCCTTCAACGGATCAAACTCAGGAGACCATGCTTGCACCATAAGGTAACTACCAAACGCCCTCCATGGACCTCCTGATAATGCAGCCATGTACTCTTCCTCTAACTCAAAgcgtaccataaaatagtgtcTTGGGAGATCCATCACAAACATCGACCCTTTAGGCTTCCATAATTCTATGAGTTTACGTCTCAGGCTCAGAATTGGAACGTTTCTTCCCAAAACCCTAACAATCATGCACCTCTTCCACAAGCTATTCATTGCTGTCAACACTTCCTCTCCTATTGTTATCACTGGTTCTCCATCTTCCCCGTTCGGGAACTCCAAACTCAATCTCGACTCCACAAATCTCTCATCAACAACTTCCTCTGGTACGGGCATCCCTCCTTCACTGCTTCCTACTACTTTCCTCACCCATGACCCAGGAACATCCGGTGGATCCCCCGGCGGCCTCTCCTTCCCACCGATATCCTCCATGGTTGCGTCCTGTCCTCCCTCACTCAACGTACGAAAATCGCCTCccaaaaccctagccgtcatcGAAAAATATTCTTCGCCTTATATAAGTCATACGTATATTAAAAGCAACGTGAGAGTACATTCGTTAGTATTTTTATATCTCAATTAATAATACAATACTATTACACATTAATATTGATATTAAATACTAGATCCAATcaattctttttaatatttaaattttataccgTTTGGATTGTCAATTTGGAGTAAAacaatcaacaaaacaaaataagtgATATTAAATTTCTGAAAAAGTGCTGGAAAAATTAGAACAAAGTAAATATGCACTTTACAAAAAGAAGGCaagatattaatatttttaatgatgcACCCGCAGTTAGCACATACCAAAAGTTAAGTATCCATAGCTGATGTTTGATGGAAATAACTGACAAAATAACCTAAAAGAAAGAGAAGCTGAACAGCCATATTAACTGACTTGCATAGT
It encodes the following:
- the LOC106443168 gene encoding cytochrome P450 94B1; the protein is MEALTLVLLPFLFLVVWILSTGKSLCVRNSITPKTYPVIGCLLSFYTNRNRLLDWYTELLTESRSGTVIINRLAARRTVVTANPSNVEYILKTNFDNYPKGKPFTEILGDFLGGGIFNVDGKLWVKQRRLATHDFTPRSLREYVDVLRNEVEDELLSFLDAAAQDYQPFDLQELLRRFTFNIVCIVFLGIDRCSLNPSSPVSEFDRAFQTAAAVSAGRGSAPLSFVWKLKRLVGFGSEKDLRHAVQKVHSCVNEIIRDKKINTKSDFLSRLIVAGESDEAVRDMVISVVMAGRDTTSAVTTRLFSLISSHKTTECELVNEIRSVKDITGGFDYESLKKLSLLKACLCEVMRLYPPVPWDSKHALTDDRLPDGTPVRAGDRVTYFPYGMGRMEELWGKDWDEFKPNRWFESYDHKTRVLKKVNPFKFPVFQAGPRVCLGEEMAYLQMKYVVASMLHRFQFEPIGMDKPVFVPMLTAHMAGGMRVRVSRRDGSR
- the LOC125608717 gene encoding uncharacterized protein LOC125608717, whose product is MTARVLGGDFRTLSEGGQDATMEDIGGKERPPGDPPDVPGSWVRKVVGSSEGGMPVPEEVVDERFVESRLSLEFPNGEDGEPVITIGEEVLTAMNSLWKRCMIVRVLGRNVPILSLRRKLIELWKPKGSMFVMDLPRHYFMVRFELEEEYMAALSGGPWRAFGSYLMVQAWSPEFDPLKDEIVTTPVWVRLSHIPVNFYHKTILMGIAKGLGRPIKVDLTTLKFERARYARICVEVNLNKPLKGSVMVNGERYYVSYEGISAICSMCGMFGHLVHACPKNVTERALAPVPSPTMTHAGPESMGRETEFTQVRQARRKPEQSRTVGGSMRRQEERSVGGRRTREVRKEGVLEELSVSNRFGGLEDEGEKEELAEVGVRKEGNKENENTENLNWEGPSRVHGKTMTFVANEKEENQASIRLGPKVRKASNMRSTQSQKPKSKLIGPTRGLVYGPTTEGIDMSASGKRLRVEKESIGRPGGVFTGVSDVEGKERSPDHAEEQRSMQVQIAQMETPQIATSDSCVEQVGEALTGTEA